The genomic region CGTTATCCTCAATGACAAAGTGGATCGGCAAACGGTGGTTTCGACTATACTTGATCGATTCGTGAGCGATGCCCGTCTCAGCCGTCATATCGCCCATGAAACAGTAAACTTTGGCATCCTCACCCCGCCGTTGGATGGACAGCGCTGCTCCGACAGCGATCGGCAGCACACCACCGACAATGGCAGAAGAAAAAACACGCTGCTCCGGAAAGCATAGTGAGATGGAGCGTCCAGCCAAAATTTCACCTCGCACACGATCTTTCGGTACTCCCTTTAACAAGCATTGATAATGAGAGCGCCATGAGCAGAATACCCAGTCCTGCGTTCGGACCTTGTGGAACACTTGAATGATTGCCTCTTCATTCCCATAATACAAATGAATAGGCGCACGAATTTTCCCCGCATTGAACAACACGGCAATTTCTTCTTCAAATGCGATCAATTCATCTTTGGTCATTTCCCCATCCTTTTCGTACTGCACACGTGTGCGCAACTCGTCCCACCGTGGACTATCTCGCTGTGCAACACAGACGGCACCCTACCCATTCGACTACCTTCAAGCCTCGTGTACGGATGCAGTCGCCGTGTCGACATGATCCACATACCACTGATAGGTCTCCGCCAGACCCTGACCAAGCTCGACTTGAGGCTTCCATCCAATCGACTGAATTCGTGCACTATCCAGCAGTTTCCTAGGCGCACCGTCCGGCTTGGTCAGGTCCCATCTTAGTTCTCCTCGATACCCGACGACATCAGCTATTAACTCTGCCAGCTCTTTAATGGATATATCATTCCCAACCCCAAGATTGAGAGGAAGCTCGAGGGCAAGATTATCCTCTTTCAACAGAAGCACACATGCCGTCGCAATATCGTCTGCATGGATGAACTCCCGTCTCGGCATACCGCTTCCCCATAGCGTGACTGATTCAGCACCGGTCACCTTGGCCTGATGAAAACGCGCCAGAAGTGCCGACAGCACATGAGCTGAGCTTGGGTCAAAATTGTCGTACGGCCCATAGGCACTATTCGGGATCACCGGAATGAAACGGGTTGCATGGTCCTGCTTGTTATACGCCAGACACAGATACGTCCCTGCGAGCTTCGAAATCGCGTACGGCAAGCTCGTCGGTTCAGGCTTGCCCGACAAGAGCGCATGTTCAGCCATCGGCTGAGGGCATTCTCTAGGATACATGCAGGAAGAGCCGAAAAGAATCAGCCGCTGCACCCCGACCCGACGCGCAGCCATCAGCACATTGAGCTGTATGGCCATATTCTCATCCATGAAATCGGCGGGACATGTCTGATTTTCCATTATTCCACCGACTCGTCCAGCAGCGAGAATCACGTACGCCGGATTAATCTTTTTGAAGAACGCTGAGACCTGTTTGCCGTCCTGCAGATCTAATTCACTTCGCTGTCTGGTGATCGGAGTGCGGTACCCATCCCGCTCCAACCGCCGAACGACCGCCGAGCCGATAAGCCCGGCATGGCCTGCAACATAGATGGTGGCATCCCGCTGCATCATTCCTTCAGGAAAGACCATTGGGTTGGTATAACACGACGCGACTGCCTGAGTTTTCAAATCGGAATGGCACATGTACCAGATGCTTCAAACGTTCCTGAACTTTTGCTTGTAGCTCAGGCCTCACAAACAGGAGGAGAAAGCCGCCGCCACCTGCTCCGAGAATCTTCCCACCCAAGGCTCCCACTCTCATCGCTTCTTCATAGAGCGCGTCGATTGCCGGTGTCGATACTCTGTCAGAGAGACTGCGTTTACAGAGCCAGCTCTGATGCAGCAACCTGCCGACTTCCTCGATCGGTATCTTGGGGTTCTGAAGGATCATGATGGCTTCGTCAACCATCTCTTTCATGCGATGAAGCTCTGCCTCCCGACTCTTGAAGTTATCGATCTTTGATTTGGCAACCTCCGATGCGATTCGTGAGAATCCGGTAAAACACAGCATGAGATGTGATTGAAAATCATGCAACCGGTCTTTCGCTAAGACGATAGGCGAGACCTGGAAGGTATCGTTCCGCTTGAAGTCGATTCGATTGAATCCTCCGAATGCAGCTGAGATCTGATCCTGCGACCCGACATTCTCCTTGATGATGTGCTGCTCCATATTGATCGCTTGGTTAGCAAGCTCGTCTTTCGGAATGTATCTGCCCCGCAACGCGGCTAACGCATGAATCAACCCAACCGTAAACGACGAACTTGATCCGAGGCCCGATCGTGCAGGCAAATCGCCGTCGTGATGAATCTCAAGCCCCTGATCATCGCACCCTGCCCACGCAAGAATGGCGCGGACGGCCGGGTGCTTGATCTCCTCGACACGACGCACATTCTCGATAATCGAATAGACGATGCGGTGCTTGTGTTCAAAAAAAGGTGGGAGGTACCGGCAGCTGATATGGCAATATTTATCGATCGAGGTCGCCAACACAACTCCGCCATGCTCCTGATACCAAGCCGGATAGTCGGTACCGCCGCCGAAAAATGAAATACGGAATGGTGTTCGCGTGATGATCATGCTGGAAGATCCTGCGTTTTCTTCATACACATGGGCATGGCATATGAATCAATCGCCGAGCAGTTTCCGACGTAACCGCACCTTGGCCATAGCTTCGACGTTTGCCCGCTCGTTCTCTCCAAACTTCGTTTCGACCAATTTCAGGTATGCAGGATTCGAAAAGTACTGCTGCCATGCCTCATCTCGAAACTTCAGCACCTCCGTCGCCGTGACGTGTTTTGTCGGAAGAGGCTGACTATCGTACGACAGGAAGGCGTACCCGCTGTAGCTCTCCGGCAGCTTCCAACCCTGTTGTTTGGCCATGTGGTACATCGGACTTCCCGGCAAAGCTTGACAGGGATACATATTGGCCATTTCCGTATTCAGTTCAAGCGCTAAATCCGATGTCTCCCTCATCGTCTCCAGCGTATCGTCTGGAAATCCAAAAATGTAGTTACTGATGATGTTCATCCCCTCGGCTCGAACCTTATCGCACACCGCCCGGATATTGACTTCTTGGAAAGATCCCTTCGAGACCTCTTGCCGCACCGTTTGGTTGCCGGCTTCAATTCCAAGCGCCAGCCAATTGATGCCGGCTCGCCTAAACAGGTCGATATATTCATGGCGTACCGTATCGACTCTGGCATAGGCCCACATCCGCAAAGCCAAATTGCGCTGGATAACGTCCTGTAACAAAGGCTCGTAGTACTTCCGATTCAAGAAGAACATTTCGTCGCTGATGCGGATAGTTTCCACCCCCATTTCCGCCAGCTTCTCCAGCTCTCCGGCAATGAGCTTCGCACTCCAGAAACGCATACCACGTGACTGCGCCGCATCAACCGAACTACCATTATCGACACGGTTGAGGATATTGATCATGCAGAAATCACAGGCAAACGTGCATCCCAAGGATGTGTAGATCGCGGCGAAGGGCGTGCGCTTCTCATGATCGAACTCAGCATGCCAAAAATGCGCCCGATACAAATCCAGCGGCCGTGACCGATATGGCAAAAGATCCCATGCGTAGCCCGGCATATCGGTGTCCATCCGATCTTGCGGTACAACCGATTGCGGCTCATTCAAGACCACTCGACACGATCCTCCGGAATCCCGTGTCTTGTACCCAATTCCCTTCACAACCTCCAGCCGGGACTGGAGGTCAGTCTGCAAAAGATTCTGCAACGCATACACGCCTTCGTTAAGAAGCACGAAATCGACAAACGGAAGCTGCAGAACCTCGATCGGCAAGGCGCTGATATGAGACCCGACGAAACAAACGGGAACGTTCGGATGCTGCTGCTTCAGTTCGGCTGCAAGTGCGCTGGCCCCGATCATGCCGGTCGTCCCAGAATTAGGATTTTGCCCGTACACCACGAACACGACGAGACGAGGACTTTCACCTTGAATCCGAGTCACAGCTTCGGACAGCGATAATTTCTCCGCGTCACAATCTAGAATCATCACGCCAAAACCCCTTGCGCGACATGATTGTGCGAG from Nitrospira sp. harbors:
- a CDS encoding GDP-L-fucose synthase; this encodes MQRDATIYVAGHAGLIGSAVVRRLERDGYRTPITRQRSELDLQDGKQVSAFFKKINPAYVILAAGRVGGIMENQTCPADFMDENMAIQLNVLMAARRVGVQRLILFGSSCMYPRECPQPMAEHALLSGKPEPTSLPYAISKLAGTYLCLAYNKQDHATRFIPVIPNSAYGPYDNFDPSSAHVLSALLARFHQAKVTGAESVTLWGSGMPRREFIHADDIATACVLLLKEDNLALELPLNLGVGNDISIKELAELIADVVGYRGELRWDLTKPDGAPRKLLDSARIQSIGWKPQVELGQGLAETYQWYVDHVDTATASVHEA
- a CDS encoding kinase gives rise to the protein MIITRTPFRISFFGGGTDYPAWYQEHGGVVLATSIDKYCHISCRYLPPFFEHKHRIVYSIIENVRRVEEIKHPAVRAILAWAGCDDQGLEIHHDGDLPARSGLGSSSSFTVGLIHALAALRGRYIPKDELANQAINMEQHIIKENVGSQDQISAAFGGFNRIDFKRNDTFQVSPIVLAKDRLHDFQSHLMLCFTGFSRIASEVAKSKIDNFKSREAELHRMKEMVDEAIMILQNPKIPIEEVGRLLHQSWLCKRSLSDRVSTPAIDALYEEAMRVGALGGKILGAGGGGFLLLFVRPELQAKVQERLKHLVHVPFRFENSGSRVVLYQPNGLS
- a CDS encoding B12-binding domain-containing radical SAM protein, encoding MDVLFVNADSSLQAYQGLAKTYSAIEPPTWALLLAQSCRARGFGVMILDCDAEKLSLSEAVTRIQGESPRLVVFVVYGQNPNSGTTGMIGASALAAELKQQHPNVPVCFVGSHISALPIEVLQLPFVDFVLLNEGVYALQNLLQTDLQSRLEVVKGIGYKTRDSGGSCRVVLNEPQSVVPQDRMDTDMPGYAWDLLPYRSRPLDLYRAHFWHAEFDHEKRTPFAAIYTSLGCTFACDFCMINILNRVDNGSSVDAAQSRGMRFWSAKLIAGELEKLAEMGVETIRISDEMFFLNRKYYEPLLQDVIQRNLALRMWAYARVDTVRHEYIDLFRRAGINWLALGIEAGNQTVRQEVSKGSFQEVNIRAVCDKVRAEGMNIISNYIFGFPDDTLETMRETSDLALELNTEMANMYPCQALPGSPMYHMAKQQGWKLPESYSGYAFLSYDSQPLPTKHVTATEVLKFRDEAWQQYFSNPAYLKLVETKFGENERANVEAMAKVRLRRKLLGD